The following is a genomic window from Deinococcus reticulitermitis.
GGAGGGCGAGGCGATGCGCGCGGGTCAGGACGCCGCCGACATGATCGTGCCGGCCATTCCGACGGGCATTGCGAGCGGAACAGGGATGACAGGCGCGGTTCCGGCGGCGGGCGCTGTGGTGCCGCTCGTGCCTTCGGCGTCCAACGGCAACGCGAGCGCTGTGCCGGCGGTCGTCAACCCCGCTGGCCTGGTCGACGACGGGCTCGGAATGGAAGAAGCACACCACCGCAACCGGACCGACAGTGAAGGGCAGGTCTGAACGGAGATTCCACTTGAGTGGATGGGCCTGAGTGGATGGGGAGGGGAAACCCTCCCTTTTTTCATGTCGCCCCTTCCTTGCCCTGGGCCTGAACGGTCGGGCTTCCCGGCCTCTTTTTCGCAGGCCAGAAGGCGGAGGTGCCGGCGACGGCTCCCCGGTAGACTTGCGGCATGTCGCGCCTCCCTCTCCGGCCCACGCCTTGGCCGCCGCTGCGCTGAACGACCCACGCGCCGCAGGCCTCCCCTGTGCATGTGGGGGTGCCGCTTGTCTGATCCGGTCTCCGTCCAATGGGTTCTCAAACCGGGAGAGCGCCGCTTTGAGAACTGTTCAATCGGAATCCGTGTGACCCCGCCTGTTCCGCCGCTTTTGCCTTATCCTGACGGAGTTGTCTGGTCACTGCCTCCCATCAGGGCAGCACCGACGAGGAGAGTGAAACCGTGAGCGCATATCCTACCCAGGCGGCCCCGACGGCCCAGGGCCAAGCATCCCAGGGCCGCGAGTTCTTCCTGACCGCCGCCATCGACTACGCCAACGGCAAGCCCCACATCGGGCACGTCTACGAGAAGATTCTCGCCGACGCCATAGCCCGCTATCAGCGCCTCGCTGGACGGGACGTGCGCTTCGTGATGGGCACTGACGAGCACGGCGAGAAGATCAGCAAGGCCGCAGCCAAAAGCGGCGTCACGCCCCAGGAACTCGTGGATGAGCTGTCCGAGCAGGCGTTTCAGGGCCTGTGGAAAAAGCTCGGCATCAGCTACGACCACTTCATCCGCACGACCTCGGCCAAGCACAAGAAATTCGTGCAGAGCGTGCTTCAGCAGGTGTACGACGCGGGCGACATCTCGTTTGCCGAGTACGAGGGCCTGTACTCGGTGGGCGCCGAGCGCTACGTGACCGAGAAGGAACTCGTCGAGGGAGCGGACGGGGTGCGGCGCTTTCCTGGCGACAAGGACCCCCCCGAGCGGCGGCGCGAGGCCAACTACTTTTTCAACATGGAGAAGTACCAGCCCTGGCTGCTTCAGACGCTCGAGGAGCAGCCCGACCTGATCCAGCCGGCCGGTTACCGCAACGAGGTGCTCGAGATGCTGCGCGAGCCGATCGGACCGCTGAGCATCTCGCGACCCAAAAACCGCGTGCCGTGGGGCATCGAACTGCCGTGGGACCCGGATCACGTCACCTACGTGTGGTTCGACGCGCTGCTGAGTTACCTCACTCCGCTCGTCGAGGATGGGCGCGACCCCAGCGTGAGTGGGGAAGCGTGGCATGTGATCGGCAAGGACATCCTCAAGCCGCACGCGGTGTTTTGGCCCACGATGCTGCGGGCCGCCGGGCTGCCGCTCTACCGGCGCCTCGTCGTGCACAGCCACATCCTCGCCGAGGACGGGCGCAAGATGGGCAAGAGCCTGGGCAACGCGATCGATCCCGAAGCGCTCGTGGCGGCGTGGCCGGTCGACGCGATTCGCTACGCCCTGCTGCGCGAAGCCTCGCTCGGCGCCGACAGCCCGTTCGGGGAAGGCGTGCTCGTGAGCCGGCTGAACTCCGACCTCGCCAACGACCTCGGGAACCTGCTCTCGCGCACCTTGAGCATGATCGAGAAGTACCGGGGCGGCGTGATTCCTGCCGCGAGCGAACTCACGGCCCGCGAGCGCGAGATCGAGGGGGCGGCCCTGGCCCTGCCCGAGCGGGTGCTGGGCCTCGTGGACGAGCTCAAGATCAACATGGCGATCGACGCCGCGATGGCCTTCGTGCGCGACCTCAACCGCTACATCGCCGAGTCCGCGCCGTGGAACCTCGCCAAGTCGCCCCAGACCCAGGCGCGGCTCGATACCGTGCTCTACACCGCCGCTGAGGGGCTGCGCGTGGCGAGCGTGGCGCTCGAAGCCGTGATTCCGGGTAAGGCCCGCGAACTGCGCGCGCAACTCGGCCTGGGCCGCCAGGCTTACTCCCTGCAGGCCGCCTGGGGCCTGACTCCCCCTGGCACGCGCGTCCAGCCCGGGCCAGTCCTGTTCCCGAAGCCCGAGGCGCCCCGAGCCGAGGCTCCGGCCACGCCCAAACCCCAGAAATCCACATCCTCTCCCCGAAAGGACTCCTCCGTGACCCAGCCTGACGCCCCAATCCATGTCCCCGCCGCCTCGACCCCGGCTTTGGCCGAAACCTCTGCCCCGCAAGCCTCGGAGAGTGCGCTGATCTCGATCGACGACTTTGCCCGCATCGATCTGCGGATCGCCGACGTGGTGGCGTGTGAGACGGTCCCCAAGGCCGACAAGCTGCTCAAGCTGACGGTGAAGATGGGGGACGAGACGCGCACGGTGGTCAGCGGCATCCGGACGTGGTTCGAGCCTGAAGCGCTGATCGGGCGCAAGGTGGTGCTCGTCGCCAACTTGAGGCCCGCCAAGCTGCGCGGCATCGAGTCGCAGGGCATGATCCTCGCGGCGGAAGATGACCAGGGCCGGCTCGACCTCGTGGGACCGGCGCTCGACCTGCCCAGCGGCACCAAGGTGCGCTGAGCTTTTACTTTCATCTCTCCGGCGCGCCTGAGCGACTAGACTCCCCCCATGCCCTTCGTCATCGTCTCCGGCCTCTCCGGCAGTGGCAAGAGCACCGCGCTGCGCACCCTGGAGGACGCGGGGTTTTTCATCACCGACAACCTGCCGCCCGAGCTGTGGACGGCGATGCACGATCTCG
Proteins encoded in this region:
- the metG gene encoding methionine--tRNA ligase; this translates as MSAYPTQAAPTAQGQASQGREFFLTAAIDYANGKPHIGHVYEKILADAIARYQRLAGRDVRFVMGTDEHGEKISKAAAKSGVTPQELVDELSEQAFQGLWKKLGISYDHFIRTTSAKHKKFVQSVLQQVYDAGDISFAEYEGLYSVGAERYVTEKELVEGADGVRRFPGDKDPPERRREANYFFNMEKYQPWLLQTLEEQPDLIQPAGYRNEVLEMLREPIGPLSISRPKNRVPWGIELPWDPDHVTYVWFDALLSYLTPLVEDGRDPSVSGEAWHVIGKDILKPHAVFWPTMLRAAGLPLYRRLVVHSHILAEDGRKMGKSLGNAIDPEALVAAWPVDAIRYALLREASLGADSPFGEGVLVSRLNSDLANDLGNLLSRTLSMIEKYRGGVIPAASELTAREREIEGAALALPERVLGLVDELKINMAIDAAMAFVRDLNRYIAESAPWNLAKSPQTQARLDTVLYTAAEGLRVASVALEAVIPGKARELRAQLGLGRQAYSLQAAWGLTPPGTRVQPGPVLFPKPEAPRAEAPATPKPQKSTSSPRKDSSVTQPDAPIHVPAASTPALAETSAPQASESALISIDDFARIDLRIADVVACETVPKADKLLKLTVKMGDETRTVVSGIRTWFEPEALIGRKVVLVANLRPAKLRGIESQGMILAAEDDQGRLDLVGPALDLPSGTKVR